The following are from one region of the Streptomyces rubrogriseus genome:
- a CDS encoding MurR/RpiR family transcriptional regulator, whose protein sequence is MVRQSSSRVPEPSAQDAPLADILTRVRAARPSLAPSERRVADAVLADPGQVAELSIHALAERASTSAATVMRFCRTIGTGNYPQLRLALAAAAAREHALGGERAAQGGTDISPTDSLDRIVSKIIYNEVRALEDSGAALDVDALGRAVDAVAKARRVDIFGVGASAFVGQDLHQKLHRIGRMAFIWSDRHAALTATALLGPGDVALAVSHSGETEDTTEPLQAAAERGATTIALTNDPGSTLATGADLVLTTCARETPFRSGATVSRIAQLAVIDCLFVGVAQRSYDAATTALEETYGAVQRHRRPTRRTG, encoded by the coding sequence ATGGTCCGCCAGTCCTCGTCCCGCGTGCCGGAGCCGTCCGCCCAGGACGCCCCGCTCGCCGACATCCTCACGCGCGTCCGCGCCGCCCGGCCCTCCCTGGCACCCTCGGAGCGGCGGGTGGCCGACGCGGTCCTCGCCGACCCGGGTCAGGTCGCGGAACTGTCCATCCACGCGCTGGCGGAGCGGGCGAGCACCTCGGCGGCCACCGTGATGAGGTTCTGCCGCACGATCGGCACGGGCAACTACCCCCAGCTGCGCCTGGCGCTGGCGGCCGCCGCCGCGCGGGAGCACGCGCTGGGCGGCGAGCGGGCGGCGCAGGGCGGCACCGACATCAGTCCGACGGACTCGCTGGACCGGATAGTCAGCAAGATCATCTACAACGAGGTGCGGGCCCTGGAGGACTCGGGCGCCGCACTCGACGTCGACGCCCTTGGCCGGGCGGTGGACGCGGTCGCCAAGGCCCGCAGGGTCGACATCTTCGGCGTGGGGGCCAGCGCGTTCGTCGGCCAGGACCTGCACCAGAAGCTGCACCGCATAGGCCGGATGGCCTTCATCTGGAGCGACCGGCACGCGGCGCTCACCGCGACCGCCCTGCTGGGGCCCGGCGACGTGGCCCTCGCCGTCTCCCACTCCGGGGAGACCGAGGACACCACCGAGCCCCTCCAGGCCGCGGCCGAACGCGGAGCCACCACCATCGCCCTGACCAACGACCCGGGCTCCACGCTCGCGACCGGCGCCGACCTGGTGCTGACGACCTGTGCCCGGGAAACGCCGTTCCGTTCCGGAGCGACCGTCAGCCGCATCGCCCAACTGGCCGTCATCGACTGTCTCTTCGTCGGCGTCGCCCAGCGCTCCTACGACGCGGCGACGACCGCCCTCGAAGAGACCTACGGAGCCGTCCAGCGCCACCGGCGCCCCACGCGCCGCACCGGGTGA
- a CDS encoding BadF/BadG/BcrA/BcrD ATPase family protein: MLWNSADPSRAVSSVAGAPGLAAPDGVAAARAAVRAAVEPLLREPGGDRPESVLVGAAGAASAPAAARSLVDALLEDLPVREAAVTSDAVTAHAGALGGRAGVVLAIGTGSVAVGIGADGTYARVDGWGPLLGDDGGGARIGTAGLRAALRAHDGRGPDTVLLDAAAGLFGDLERLPVTVGRDGNPARTAATFAPEVARAAEAGDSVASAIVRDAAAALAETALAAAGRIAAGGEPLPTAVTGGLTGLGPALMAPLTAALAGSGLPVRLTSALGDPLDGARLLALDHATPHTALVVRVRRTAANPPLPAPATPPASV; the protein is encoded by the coding sequence ATGCTGTGGAACAGCGCCGACCCGTCACGGGCCGTCAGCTCCGTGGCCGGTGCTCCCGGTCTGGCGGCGCCCGACGGCGTGGCCGCGGCGCGTGCGGCCGTGCGCGCCGCCGTCGAGCCGCTCCTTCGGGAACCGGGCGGTGACCGGCCCGAGTCCGTCCTCGTGGGCGCCGCCGGAGCGGCTTCGGCGCCCGCGGCCGCCCGGTCCCTGGTGGATGCCCTTCTGGAGGATCTGCCCGTCCGGGAGGCGGCTGTCACCAGCGACGCCGTCACCGCACACGCCGGCGCGCTCGGCGGCCGGGCCGGGGTGGTGCTCGCGATCGGCACCGGGTCGGTCGCCGTCGGCATCGGCGCCGACGGGACGTACGCACGCGTCGACGGCTGGGGCCCGCTGCTCGGTGACGACGGCGGCGGTGCCCGGATCGGCACGGCCGGGTTGCGCGCGGCCCTGCGGGCCCACGACGGGCGGGGCCCGGACACCGTGCTGCTGGACGCCGCCGCCGGCCTCTTCGGTGACCTCGAACGGCTGCCGGTGACCGTCGGACGGGACGGCAATCCCGCCCGTACGGCCGCCACGTTCGCCCCCGAGGTGGCCCGCGCCGCCGAGGCCGGGGACTCCGTCGCCTCGGCGATCGTCCGGGACGCGGCCGCCGCCCTGGCCGAGACCGCGCTCGCGGCGGCCGGCCGGATCGCCGCGGGCGGCGAGCCGCTGCCGACGGCCGTCACCGGTGGGCTGACCGGTCTCGGCCCGGCCCTGATGGCTCCGCTGACCGCCGCCCTCGCCGGTTCCGGACTCCCCGTGCGGCTCACGTCCGCGCTCGGCGATCCCCTGGACGGGGCCCGCCTGCTGGCGCTGGACCACGCGACCCCTCACACCGCCCTCGTCGTCCGCGTCCGCCGGACGGCCGCCAACCCCCCTCTCCCCGCGCCGGCGACCCCACCGGCCAGTGTCTAG
- a CDS encoding darcynin family protein, which produces MPEETAHTPVTAFMLVKTTPEWLALTVEERVHAFTTEVVPVVRARTTGVRSRFYDTEFYSARVTDVWVWEADDHHAYQLLVDALRETPFWDRYFEVVDLLVGTENGYARTYGVEAVTTIST; this is translated from the coding sequence ATGCCCGAAGAGACGGCCCACACCCCGGTCACCGCGTTCATGCTCGTCAAGACCACACCCGAGTGGCTCGCCCTGACCGTCGAGGAGCGGGTGCACGCCTTCACCACGGAGGTCGTCCCCGTCGTCAGGGCCAGGACCACCGGCGTCCGGTCACGCTTCTACGACACGGAGTTCTACTCCGCCCGCGTCACCGACGTGTGGGTCTGGGAGGCCGACGACCACCACGCCTATCAGCTCCTCGTCGACGCCCTGCGCGAGACGCCCTTCTGGGACCGGTACTTCGAGGTCGTCGACCTCCTGGTGGGCACGGAAAACGGTTACGCGCGCACCTACGGAGTCGAAGCGGTCACCACCATCTCCACCTGA
- the mgrA gene encoding L-glyceraldehyde 3-phosphate reductase translates to MNHIADPSRYDGSMLYRRTGRSGLDLPALSLGYWHNFGDDKPFEAQRRIALRAFDLGITHHDLANNYGPPYGSAEINFGRIMRQDLAPYRDELVVSTKAGWDMWPGPYGQGGGSRKYVLASLDQSLKRTGLDYVDIFYSHRLDASTPLEETMTALDTAVRQGKALYVGISSYDAERSRQAAAILRDLGTPLLIHQPSYNMLNRWIETEGLLDAAADEGFGVIGFTALAQGLLTGRYLDGVPEGSRATQGKSFATGWLTEDTVRRLRALNDIAARRGQSLAQMSLAWALRDPRVTSLVIGASRPEQLEENVAALANLSFGDDELAEIDEYAVVDGDVDLWRRARTGDLG, encoded by the coding sequence ATGAACCACATCGCGGACCCCAGCCGCTACGACGGCAGCATGCTCTACCGCCGCACCGGACGCTCCGGGCTCGACCTGCCCGCGCTCTCCCTGGGCTACTGGCACAACTTCGGCGACGACAAGCCGTTCGAGGCCCAGCGGCGGATCGCCCTGCGCGCCTTCGACCTAGGTATCACCCACCACGACCTCGCCAACAACTACGGTCCGCCCTACGGGTCGGCCGAGATCAACTTCGGCCGGATCATGCGGCAGGACCTGGCGCCGTACCGCGACGAGCTGGTGGTCTCCACCAAGGCCGGGTGGGACATGTGGCCCGGCCCGTACGGCCAGGGCGGCGGCTCCCGCAAATACGTGCTCGCCTCGCTCGACCAGTCACTGAAGCGGACCGGTCTCGACTACGTCGACATCTTCTACTCCCACCGCCTGGACGCCTCCACCCCACTGGAGGAGACCATGACGGCGCTGGACACGGCGGTGCGGCAGGGCAAGGCGCTCTACGTCGGCATCTCCTCCTACGACGCCGAGCGCTCCCGGCAGGCCGCGGCGATCCTCCGCGACCTGGGCACACCGCTGCTGATCCACCAGCCGTCGTACAACATGCTCAACCGGTGGATCGAGACCGAGGGCCTGCTCGACGCGGCCGCCGACGAGGGCTTCGGCGTCATCGGGTTCACCGCGCTGGCCCAGGGGCTGCTCACCGGCCGCTATCTCGACGGTGTGCCCGAGGGGTCCCGCGCCACCCAGGGCAAGTCCTTCGCGACCGGCTGGCTCACCGAGGACACCGTCCGGCGGCTGCGCGCCCTGAACGACATCGCCGCCCGCCGGGGCCAGAGCCTGGCGCAGATGTCGCTCGCCTGGGCGCTGCGCGACCCGCGCGTCACCTCGCTGGTGATCGGTGCCTCCCGGCCCGAGCAGCTGGAGGAGAACGTCGCCGCCCTGGCCAACCTGTCCTTCGGCGACGACGAACTGGCCGAGATCGACGAGTACGCGGTCGTCGACGGTGACGTCGACCTGTGGCGGCGGGCCCGCACCGGCGACCTCGGCTGA
- a CDS encoding NAD(P)H-binding protein, whose product MIVITAPTGNIGRRLLPLLLESAPARGEELRVIVRDPARLADPVRERVEVVTGSHGDPAVVDRAFDGADAVFWLVPPDASRAPDDAYRGFTRPAANALAAHRVGHVVGVSALGRGTPVAARAGLVTASLAVDDLIAETGVAHRALASPSFFENLLEEAASIRERGCFTDVVDAERKAPLVAVADIAAVAAGLLLDRSWTGTGSVPVLGPRDLSPNDMARIMTEQLGRPVRYERQAFDDLRTTLVGHGLDREFVDGVVDMKRAKDDGLDAGVARTPDTATPTTFEDWVARTLAPVVLS is encoded by the coding sequence ATGATCGTCATCACTGCCCCCACCGGGAACATCGGGCGCCGGCTGCTGCCCCTGCTCCTGGAGTCCGCCCCCGCCCGGGGCGAGGAACTGCGCGTGATCGTGCGCGACCCCGCACGCCTGGCCGACCCGGTGCGTGAGCGCGTCGAGGTGGTCACCGGCTCGCACGGTGACCCCGCAGTCGTCGACCGTGCCTTCGACGGCGCCGATGCCGTCTTCTGGCTCGTCCCGCCGGACGCCTCCCGCGCCCCGGACGACGCCTACCGGGGCTTCACCCGGCCCGCGGCGAACGCGCTCGCCGCACACCGTGTCGGCCATGTCGTCGGCGTCTCCGCACTCGGCCGCGGCACCCCGGTCGCGGCCCGGGCGGGGCTCGTCACCGCGTCCCTCGCCGTGGACGACCTCATCGCGGAAACCGGCGTCGCCCACCGGGCCCTGGCGAGCCCGTCGTTCTTCGAGAACCTGCTGGAGGAGGCCGCTTCGATCCGGGAGCGCGGCTGCTTCACCGACGTCGTCGACGCCGAGCGCAAGGCCCCCCTCGTGGCCGTCGCCGACATCGCCGCCGTGGCCGCCGGCCTCCTGCTCGACCGGTCCTGGACCGGCACCGGCAGCGTCCCGGTGCTCGGGCCGCGGGACCTGTCGCCCAACGACATGGCCCGCATCATGACCGAACAGCTCGGCCGCCCCGTCCGCTACGAACGCCAGGCGTTCGACGACCTGCGCACCACCCTCGTCGGCCACGGCCTCGACCGGGAGTTCGTGGACGGCGTCGTCGACATGAAGCGGGCCAAGGACGACGGCCTCGACGCGGGCGTCGCCCGCACCCCGGACACGGCCACCCCGACCACCTTCGAGGACTGGGTCGCCCGGACCCTCGCGCCCGTGGTCCTGTCCTGA
- a CDS encoding anhydro-N-acetylmuramic acid kinase yields the protein MRVIGLMSGTSYDAIEAAAADLELRGEALVMRPLGHLSAPYPDGLRDLIAGSLPPAAATVGTVARLDTGIGQAFADVAVRAVRELCGGAADLVVSHGQTVYHWVEDGAVRGTLQLGQPAWIAEATGLPVVSDLRGRDVAAGGQGAPLVAMTDVLAMAALPGVPAALNLGGIANVTVVAPGAEPLAFDTGPANALMDAAVRHFTGGAAAYDEDGRRAGAGRVDPGLLRVLLDDPYYGRPAPKSTGKEQFHLPYLQAALAVAPVAEPDDVLATLARLTAVTVADACRAHGVTRLVVSGGGARNPVLMGMIAEELPGVALGSSDALGLPSDAKEALAFALLGFLTVNGLPGAIPSGTGARRASLLGSITPGREPLRLPEPAGEPPRVLRVVGGP from the coding sequence GTGCGTGTGATCGGCCTGATGTCAGGCACGTCCTACGACGCCATCGAGGCGGCCGCCGCGGACCTCGAACTGCGGGGCGAGGCCCTGGTGATGCGCCCGCTCGGCCATCTCTCCGCCCCCTACCCGGACGGGCTGCGGGACCTGATCGCGGGCAGCCTGCCACCGGCGGCGGCGACGGTCGGGACCGTGGCCCGGCTCGACACCGGCATCGGGCAGGCTTTTGCCGACGTGGCCGTACGGGCGGTGCGCGAGCTGTGCGGGGGCGCCGCCGATCTGGTGGTCTCGCACGGGCAGACCGTGTACCACTGGGTGGAGGACGGTGCCGTGCGCGGCACCCTCCAGCTCGGCCAGCCCGCCTGGATCGCCGAGGCGACCGGTCTGCCCGTCGTGTCCGACCTGCGCGGCAGGGACGTCGCGGCCGGCGGTCAGGGGGCGCCGCTGGTGGCCATGACCGACGTGCTGGCCATGGCGGCACTGCCCGGCGTCCCCGCCGCCCTCAACCTCGGGGGGATCGCCAACGTCACCGTCGTCGCCCCGGGCGCCGAGCCGCTGGCCTTCGACACCGGCCCGGCCAACGCGCTGATGGACGCCGCCGTACGGCACTTCACCGGCGGTGCGGCCGCCTACGACGAGGACGGGCGCCGGGCCGGGGCCGGCCGGGTGGATCCGGGGCTGTTGCGGGTGCTGCTGGACGACCCGTACTACGGCAGGCCGGCTCCGAAGAGCACCGGCAAGGAGCAGTTCCACCTGCCCTATCTGCAGGCTGCGCTCGCCGTGGCGCCCGTGGCGGAACCCGACGACGTCCTGGCCACCCTGGCCCGGCTCACCGCCGTCACGGTGGCCGACGCCTGCCGGGCGCACGGCGTGACGCGGCTCGTCGTGTCCGGCGGTGGCGCGCGCAACCCCGTGCTGATGGGCATGATCGCCGAGGAGCTGCCGGGGGTGGCCCTCGGTTCCAGCGACGCGCTCGGGCTGCCGTCCGACGCCAAGGAGGCACTTGCCTTCGCCCTCCTGGGCTTCCTGACCGTCAACGGCCTGCCCGGGGCGATCCCCTCGGGGACGGGTGCTCGCCGGGCGTCACTGCTCGGCAGCATCACGCCCGGGCGGGAGCCCCTGCGGCTGCCCGAGCCGGCCGGTGAGCCGCCCCGGGTGCTGCGCGTCGTCGGCGGGCCCTGA
- a CDS encoding LysR substrate-binding domain-containing protein yields the protein MTLVNSTDRIAPVIDANLAVALDALLAEQSVTRAAARMRTSPAAMSRTLGRLRRLLQDPLLVRAGQTMVPTPRALALRDEAATVVRRLGALLTPATGVDPATLRSTFSIQAADLVGAALATGLLTLAGREAPGISLRFRAEELEAGPALRDGRVDLEVGAIDHVDPETQVEELVTLRMTAAVRPGHPLTEGPLTAARFAAAEHVGVSRRGRFDGPVDAALAEHGLSRRVAVVLPGHLAALSLAARTDVVALVPAAPDGDSSPGPLTEQASVLGLRLLDIPLPLPPVTIGMAWHPRHTADGAHHWLRAAVRRVLCAEPSGGRG from the coding sequence ATGACACTGGTGAACAGCACAGATCGGATCGCGCCGGTCATCGACGCCAACCTCGCCGTGGCGCTCGACGCCCTGCTGGCCGAGCAGAGCGTCACCCGCGCCGCCGCCCGCATGCGCACCTCCCCCGCCGCCATGAGCCGCACCCTCGGCCGCCTCCGCCGTCTCCTCCAGGACCCCCTGCTGGTCCGGGCGGGGCAGACCATGGTGCCGACCCCGAGGGCGCTGGCCCTGCGGGACGAGGCCGCCACCGTCGTACGCCGGCTCGGCGCGCTGCTGACCCCGGCCACCGGCGTCGACCCGGCCACCCTGCGCAGCACCTTCAGCATCCAGGCCGCCGACCTGGTCGGCGCGGCCCTCGCCACCGGGCTGCTGACGCTGGCCGGACGGGAGGCGCCGGGGATCTCGCTGCGGTTTCGGGCCGAGGAACTGGAGGCCGGACCGGCCCTGCGCGACGGCCGGGTGGACCTGGAGGTCGGGGCGATCGACCACGTGGACCCCGAGACGCAGGTCGAGGAGCTGGTCACCCTGCGGATGACGGCGGCCGTCCGGCCCGGTCACCCGCTCACCGAAGGGCCTCTGACCGCGGCGCGGTTCGCCGCCGCCGAGCACGTCGGAGTCAGCCGCCGCGGCCGGTTCGACGGTCCGGTCGACGCCGCCCTCGCCGAGCACGGCCTCAGCCGCCGGGTCGCCGTCGTCCTGCCGGGGCATCTGGCCGCCCTGTCCCTCGCCGCCCGCACCGACGTCGTCGCGCTGGTGCCCGCCGCGCCGGACGGCGACTCCTCACCCGGCCCGCTCACCGAACAGGCCTCGGTCCTCGGACTGCGCCTCCTCGACATCCCGCTGCCACTGCCGCCGGTGACCATCGGCATGGCCTGGCATCCCCGGCACACGGCCGACGGCGCGCACCACTGGCTGCGCGCCGCGGTCCGCCGGGTGCTGTGCGCCGAGCCGTCCGGCGGGCGCGGGTAG
- a CDS encoding sodium:solute symporter has protein sequence MRQLDLVVIVVYLIGIAWIGLRKAGRQKSAKDYFVGEGHMPWWTVSFSVVATETSVLTVISVPGGAYSGQGFGNVELALGYVVGRVVVATVLIPLYKRGGFVSAYQYLGDRFGLKLQGLASVTFVFTRLLAEGVRLFASAIPIKLLLDEFGVHASYRAIIIVITLITVVYTYLGGIKAVIWTDAIQMVLYLGGAVLAVAVLSAHVGGDGYARALDAGKFALFDTDFDLAHILTSPFALPTAIVGGAIFAMASHGSDQLIVQRVLATRTLREGQKAMIASGVFVTVQFAAFSLVGALLWSYNEGRSFAELGLSSSDNLYPEFILHGLPVVVSGLLVAGILGAAMGSLSSALNSMSNSTVADIIHSFFRSTPSEEALLRLARWMTLVWATLMAVFACAFSASTGNVYLTGLTIAGYTYGALLGAFLLGRLVKRANEVDSVVAFLVTIGVMTYIVRGVKIDVTTGGTTVSQAIAAQWLVPIGVLITLLVGGVLSLFHRAPEPSAAPALDDEPGAGPDQLTTTAGRN, from the coding sequence GTGCGCCAGCTCGACCTCGTGGTGATCGTGGTCTATCTGATCGGGATCGCCTGGATCGGCCTGCGGAAGGCAGGCCGGCAGAAGTCGGCGAAGGACTACTTCGTCGGTGAAGGCCACATGCCGTGGTGGACGGTCTCCTTCTCCGTCGTCGCCACGGAGACCAGTGTGCTGACGGTGATCAGCGTCCCCGGCGGCGCCTACAGCGGCCAGGGGTTCGGCAACGTCGAACTCGCCCTGGGCTACGTCGTCGGACGCGTCGTCGTGGCCACGGTGCTGATCCCCCTCTACAAGCGCGGCGGCTTCGTCAGCGCCTACCAGTACCTGGGCGACCGGTTCGGGCTGAAGCTGCAGGGGCTCGCCTCGGTGACCTTCGTGTTCACCCGGCTCCTGGCCGAGGGCGTGCGGCTGTTCGCCTCCGCCATCCCGATCAAGCTGCTGCTCGACGAGTTCGGTGTGCACGCGAGCTACCGCGCGATCATCATCGTGATCACCCTCATCACCGTGGTCTACACGTACCTGGGCGGCATCAAGGCGGTCATCTGGACCGACGCCATCCAGATGGTCCTCTACCTCGGCGGCGCGGTCCTCGCCGTGGCCGTGCTCTCCGCCCACGTCGGCGGTGACGGCTACGCGCGCGCCCTGGACGCCGGGAAGTTCGCGCTCTTCGACACCGACTTCGACCTCGCCCACATCCTCACCAGTCCGTTCGCCCTGCCCACGGCCATCGTCGGCGGCGCCATCTTCGCCATGGCCTCGCACGGCTCCGACCAGCTGATCGTCCAGCGCGTGCTGGCGACGCGGACGCTGCGCGAGGGCCAGAAGGCCATGATCGCCTCGGGTGTCTTCGTCACCGTCCAGTTCGCCGCGTTCTCCCTCGTCGGCGCGCTGCTGTGGTCGTACAACGAGGGCAGGTCCTTCGCGGAGCTGGGCCTGTCCAGCTCGGACAACCTCTACCCCGAGTTCATCCTGCACGGTCTGCCCGTGGTGGTCTCGGGACTGCTGGTGGCCGGCATCCTGGGCGCCGCGATGGGCTCGCTGTCCTCGGCGCTGAACTCCATGTCGAACTCGACGGTCGCCGACATCATCCACAGCTTCTTCCGCAGTACACCGTCCGAGGAGGCGCTGCTCAGGCTCGCCCGCTGGATGACGCTGGTGTGGGCGACGCTCATGGCCGTCTTCGCCTGCGCCTTCAGCGCGAGCACGGGCAACGTGTACCTGACCGGTCTGACCATCGCCGGCTACACCTACGGCGCGCTGCTCGGCGCCTTCCTGCTGGGGCGGCTCGTCAAACGGGCCAACGAGGTCGACTCCGTCGTGGCCTTCCTGGTCACCATCGGGGTGATGACGTACATCGTGCGCGGGGTGAAGATCGACGTCACCACCGGCGGGACCACGGTGTCCCAGGCGATCGCGGCCCAGTGGCTGGTGCCGATCGGCGTACTGATCACCTTGCTCGTCGGCGGTGTGCTGAGCCTGTTCCACCGGGCGCCGGAGCCCTCGGCGGCCCCGGCGCTCGACGACGAGCCCGGCGCCGGACCCGACCAGCTGACCACGACGGCCGGCCGGAACTGA